The following is a genomic window from Sinorhizobium fredii NGR234.
ACAAAGGCGGCGTCGTAGCCGGCTTCGCGCAGCAGCTTCTTGTTGTAGAAGAACATCCTAGCCTCGGCGTCCTGCGGGATTGCATAGGTGCCGTCGGGGCACTTCGCCGATGACCAGAGCGACGGAAAGATCGTGCCGAAGTGCTGAGGATACTTGGCGATATAATCATCGAGCTTGAGAACGAAGCCATCCTCCTGGAAGGCGCAGATCCATTCGTGCGCGGCGATAAATATATCGGGGCCCTCGCCGATACCGAAGACCTTGAGAAGTTGCAGTGCGTCGTCGTCGAAGCCCTTGGCGGGGCTCTCGCGCACGGCAACCTCGACGCGCTTGGGGGAGCCCTCGGCCTCGAGCTCCTTGTTCAGCCGCTCGGCAGCCTTGACCACATTGCCCGGGCGCAGCGGCCCAGAGGGATCCTGACGCGACCAGAGCTCAAGCTTCACGGTTTCTTGGGCGAACAGAGGTGTGGCCGCAAGCAACGCCGCACTGCCGACCGACAATGCGGCGCCCAGAAGCGCAGCAGTTCCAATTTTCCAGTGAGTCATCTTGGTTTTCTCCCAGCAGCGATACGTTTTCATCGTGTCGTCATTGATTGTTGCAATGCTGTGCAACACGATTATGAATGCGCTGTGGGGAAAGTCCAGCGGGGTCGAGCGGGTGTCGGATAGCAGAGACAACAACCAGGGCCGCTTCGTGAGCGCCCAGGCAGTCGCCGAGCTTGCGGGGGTGTCCCGATCGGCGGTCTCGCGGGCCTTCACCCCTGGCGCAAGCATCGCACCGGCAACGCTGGCACGGGTGCGCGAGGCAGCCGCGGCGCTCGGATACCAGGTCAATGATCTCGCTCGCGGGCTTCTCGCCAATCGGAGCCGGCTGGTCGGACTCGTGACCTCCGACGCCGACGCTCCATTCCGGGCCCAGATGATTGCGGCCCTCTCGCACGCCTTGATCGAGCGCTCCAACATTCCGGCGATCATCAGCATCGGACCCACGGCGGACGATATCGCGAATGCCAGCCGGCAGTTGCTGCGCTATCGGGCAGAGGCGACCGTCTTCCTCTCGGGCTCGCCACCGGCCAGCCTTGTCGACCTCACGCGGCGAAACGGACAGCCGCTGATCCTGATCAATCGGGCCGAAACCGGCCTCGACAGCGTCCATTGCGATGACCGGGACGGCGCGCAGCAGGCCTTTGAGGCCCTGTGCATGGCGGGAGCCACCCGTTTCGCCGTGGTCAACAGCGCGAGCCCGAGCCCGAGCCTTTCCGCGCGTGAGCACGCCTTCGCCGAGTTTGCCGCCGCCTCCGGATTCGAAGCGAGGATCGTTCGGGCCGGCCGCTCCGACTATGGCGGCGGGCAAGAGGCGGCGCGACAGCTGCTTTCGAACGGCCCGGCGCCCGACGCGGTCTTCTGCGTGAACGACCTCATGGCGTTCGGAACACTCGATCACTTGCGTGATGCGGGCTTGCGCGTACCCCACGACGTTTCAGTCATCGGCTTCGACGATGTGCCCATTGCCGCATGGTCCTCATACCGTCTGACCACGCTGCGGCAAGATCCCTGGCGGATTGCCCGCGATGTCGTATCGATTCTCGACCGGCGCCTCGCCGATCCCGACTCGCCGCCGATTTCCGTCTATGTCCCGGTCGAGCTCGTTGTTCGCGAAACAGTCATGGCGCGGCGGTAGAGAAGGGCGTTCTGCGATAGAGGATATCGAACATGGCCTTCAGCTTTTTTGCCCATGAACAGGGGCGTGTCCATGTCTGTGGCCACCGCGGCTACAGCCTTCATTACCCGGAGAACACGCTGCCAGCATTCGAAGCTGCAAAGGCTGCAGGGGCGACTACGGTCGAGATCGACGTCGTGCTGACCGCGGACGGTGAGCCGATCATTCTGCACGACCTGACCGTCGACAGGACGACGGATGGACGCGGCTTTGCCGCCGACCTCTGCCTCGAGCAGATTCGCAGTCTGGATGCGGGTGGGCGGTTTCATCCCGCATTCGCCGGAACGAAGATACCGACCGTGGCGGAGGCACTCGATTGGGTGAAGGCGGATGACATGGGGGTTGTGCTCGAGATCAAGGAGGCGGAGCGCCCGGACATTGCCGTCGATCGCGTGGCGGCCTTGCTGCGATCGACGGGAACGGTCGACCGGGTCATTGTCATCAGCTTCGATCACGTGGTGCTGAAGCGTGCGGTCGAGCGCCATCCGGACCTGAGGACCGAAGCCATTACCCATGCGCGCCACGCCGACCTCGTCGGGGTGTTGAAGGCGTGCAGGGCAAGTTCGGTCTCGATCGAGCTCGACATGTTCCGCCCCGACGATGCGAGGGCGCTGCATGAAGCAGGCTTTAGCAACCGCGTCCACGTGCCTCGCCCAGATGTTCTCGCTGAGTTTTGGCGCAGCGGACGCGATCCCTTGCCGGACCTCGTGCAATGGATCGCCGACGGGCTCATAGACACGATCTCGGGTGATGACGTGCCCTTCATCGCCATGCTGGTCGGCCGCGCCGGGCGGGCCGGCTGAGCCTCCCCGATTCGAAGTCTCGTGGGGGCAGGCTGGCGCTCGGAAGTAAGTACAATCCAGTTGCGACCGCGCTCTTTTCGGCGAAAATAGGTGCCGGTGCCTTTCTGAGCGGCCAGCCGACGGAGGCGAGGACCGATCGAAACGCGCAAACAAGAAGCTGCATCGGCAGCTCTGAACGAGGGCCGAGACTCGATGAAGGCCGTCTTCGTCCTGTTTGATTCGCTCAATCGGCACGTGCTCGCCCCATACGGGGGAAGGCGGGTGCCGACGCCCAATTTCACCCGCTTGGCCGAGCGCGCCGCGACGTTCGACCGCCATTATGTCGGCAGCCTGCCCTGCATGCCGGCGCGCCGCGACCTGCAGACCGGACGGCTCGACTTTCTCCACAGGAGCTGGGGGCCGCTCGAGCCGTTCGACAATTCCTTTCCCGAACTGCTGCACCGTGCCGGCTTCTACAGCCACCTCGTCACCGACCACTTCCACTATTTCGAGGACGGCGGCGCCACCTATCACACCCGATACGACAGCTACGACTTCATCCGCGGTCAGGAGGGCGACCCGTGGAAGGCAATGGTGCAGCCACCATGGGAGCGCCTGCGCCAGATGTATCATGAGCGGCAATTCAGCCAGTCGGCACGCGACAAGTTTCGGCGCAACATCGTGAACCGCGAGTTCATCAAGGATGAGAGCGCGTTCCCATCGGTGCGCTGCTTCTCCGCCGGGCTGGAGTTCCTCGAGCGGAACCGGACCGCCGACAACTGGCTCCTGCAGATCGAGACGTTCGATCCGCATGAACCCTTCACCGCGCCCGAGCGGTTCCGCGAGGCATTCAGGACGGGCTGGAACGGTCCGGTTCGAGACTGGCCGCGCTACGGCCGGGTCGACGAGCTGCCGGAGGAATGCGAGGAACTGCGCGCCAACTACTACGCCGTCATGGCGCTTTGCGATTTCCTCGTCGGACAGCTTCTCGACTATTTCGATCGCCACGATCTTTGGCGTGATACTGCGCTGGTTGTCACCACCGATCACGGCTTTCTTCTCGGCGAGCACGATTTCTGGGCAAAGAACCGGATGAACATGTATGAGGAGATCGTGCACATCCCCCTCTTCCTGCGCGATCCGCGCCGGCCGGGAAGCGCCGGCACCCGCCGCTCCGCTCTGACCCAGACCATCGATCTCGCTCCGACATTCCTCGATCTGTTCGACGTGCCGGCCGCTGCCGAGATAGAGGGACATTCGCTCCTGCCGCTGCTTGACGCTGATCGCTCGCTGCGACAGGGCGCACTGTTCGGCTATTTTGGCGGCGCGATCAACGTGACGGACGGACGCTACACCTATCACCGCTTCCCGCCCGACCTTCGCTCCCAGGAGCTTTACCAATACACGCTGATGCCGACGCACATCTGGGAGCCCTTCACCCCGGAGGAACTCGCCGGAGCCTCGCTGGCACAGCCGATGTCCTTCACGAAGGGAGCGCCGGTCCTCAAGATCCCGGTGATCGAGCGGTCGCCCATGTTCGACAACTACGGTCCCGGCGCGCTCCTTGAGAGTGAAACCCGACTCTACGACCTTGCGGATGATCCAGGGCAGAATACGCCCCTTTATTCCCCGGAGATCGAGGAGGCGATGACGCGTCTCATGCGGGATCTCATGCGCTCCAATGATGCTCCGCCCGAAGCCTTCGCACGTATTGGGATTGAAGCTCAGTAACGCAAGACGCTTTTAGAACTGCCGTTCGCCGACTTGGCGGTTCAGCTTTGAAAGAGATTTTTGCTACTCATGGTCATGGCCTGTTTCGGCCAACTGCCCCGATCAGAGCCAGCACGCCGTAAAGCGGGTCGAGCGCGGAGATAACCTCGTTGAGAAGCATACCCTCATGCCGATCTCGGCGACCATGTCGAATGGGAGGTGGAAACCGAAGTCGGCACGCTCTTCATTACCGATCGACGTTTTTTGGCCAACGTTGCATACCGGCTTCAGGAATCGGGGCATCTCATCGATCACGAAGTAACACTTCTCTCATTGTGAAAAGGAAAGAACCATGAGCATGCATGAAGCGGGTCTCGACCGGCGATTTGCACTTGCGAAATCAATTGCCGAGGAGG
Proteins encoded in this region:
- a CDS encoding sulfatase-like hydrolase/transferase, producing the protein MKAVFVLFDSLNRHVLAPYGGRRVPTPNFTRLAERAATFDRHYVGSLPCMPARRDLQTGRLDFLHRSWGPLEPFDNSFPELLHRAGFYSHLVTDHFHYFEDGGATYHTRYDSYDFIRGQEGDPWKAMVQPPWERLRQMYHERQFSQSARDKFRRNIVNREFIKDESAFPSVRCFSAGLEFLERNRTADNWLLQIETFDPHEPFTAPERFREAFRTGWNGPVRDWPRYGRVDELPEECEELRANYYAVMALCDFLVGQLLDYFDRHDLWRDTALVVTTDHGFLLGEHDFWAKNRMNMYEEIVHIPLFLRDPRRPGSAGTRRSALTQTIDLAPTFLDLFDVPAAAEIEGHSLLPLLDADRSLRQGALFGYFGGAINVTDGRYTYHRFPPDLRSQELYQYTLMPTHIWEPFTPEELAGASLAQPMSFTKGAPVLKIPVIERSPMFDNYGPGALLESETRLYDLADDPGQNTPLYSPEIEEAMTRLMRDLMRSNDAPPEAFARIGIEAQ
- a CDS encoding glycerophosphodiester phosphodiesterase, with product MAFSFFAHEQGRVHVCGHRGYSLHYPENTLPAFEAAKAAGATTVEIDVVLTADGEPIILHDLTVDRTTDGRGFAADLCLEQIRSLDAGGRFHPAFAGTKIPTVAEALDWVKADDMGVVLEIKEAERPDIAVDRVAALLRSTGTVDRVIVISFDHVVLKRAVERHPDLRTEAITHARHADLVGVLKACRASSVSIELDMFRPDDARALHEAGFSNRVHVPRPDVLAEFWRSGRDPLPDLVQWIADGLIDTISGDDVPFIAMLVGRAGRAG
- a CDS encoding LacI family DNA-binding transcriptional regulator gives rise to the protein MSDSRDNNQGRFVSAQAVAELAGVSRSAVSRAFTPGASIAPATLARVREAAAALGYQVNDLARGLLANRSRLVGLVTSDADAPFRAQMIAALSHALIERSNIPAIISIGPTADDIANASRQLLRYRAEATVFLSGSPPASLVDLTRRNGQPLILINRAETGLDSVHCDDRDGAQQAFEALCMAGATRFAVVNSASPSPSLSAREHAFAEFAAASGFEARIVRAGRSDYGGGQEAARQLLSNGPAPDAVFCVNDLMAFGTLDHLRDAGLRVPHDVSVIGFDDVPIAAWSSYRLTTLRQDPWRIARDVVSILDRRLADPDSPPISVYVPVELVVRETVMARR